The DNA region gttgtgtcagctctctgtgtgggtggcgccattcctgggcaggctgcacttcctttcgctctgggcgcctctccttatggggcgtactccttgcgtgtggggctcccctacacgggggacacccctgcatggcatagcactcttTGCGCCCATcagcccctgcatggcatggcactctttgcgcgcatcagcgctgcgtgtgggccagctccacatgggtcaaggagggccggggtttgaaccacagacctcccatgtggtagaaggacgccctaaccactgggccaagtccacttcccctgaatTGCTCATAATTTCTCCAACTTGCCTTGCTGCTCCCTACCTCAGTAGGGAACTTTGCATGGAACTCTTTCTCTGTTTGGAATGCCCTTTCTTATCCTAACCACCTGGGAGTTGCTCATAGTTTTTTCAGAACTCACCTTTGGCGTTGCCTTGTCTCTGAGGTACCTCCCAATAGCCCCCACTGTGTCTTACGTAGTGTGCTAGACTGAACTGCAGTGGTCTGTGGGCCTATCCATCTTCCCTATTAGAAGGCAGTCCCCTAGAGGACAGGCACAAAGcttatcatctttctttttttttttaaagatttatttatttatttaatttccccccctcccctggttgtctgttcttggtgtctgtttgctgcatcttgtttctttgtccgcttctgttgtcgtcagcggcacaggaagtgtgggcggcgccattcctgggcaggctgctctttcttttcatgctgggcggctttcctcacgggcgcactccttgcgcgtggggctcccccacgcgggggacacccttgcgtggcaaggcactccttgcgcgcatcagcactgcgcctggccagctccacacgggtcaaggaggcccggggtttgaaccgcggacctcccatgtggtagacggacgccctaaccactgggccaaagtccgtttccccttatcATCTTTCTGTCCCCAGTGCCTACCTACCAAGCATTCAGGGAATAGTTAACTTGAGTTACTGAATATAGGAATGAGGGTGTATTTGAGGACACCTTCAGTAGCAGCTCAAACTAGCTGAAGAAAAAAGTATTGGCTCAAGTGTCTGGGTAGTCTAGTGAGCAGCTTGCTTCAGGCAGAGCTGGATCCAGGAGCTTAAGTGATGTTCTCAGGGCTCTTTAGCCTTCATCTCTCCTTCTGTTTATTTGAATTTGGATCAGTTTTTTAGATTGCTGGTAACTCCTAAATTCCTTCCTAATAGTTTCAGACCACATCAGACCACATCCTTCTGCTTAGCAACCTCAGCAAGAAAGAGAGTCTATTCTGATAGCTCCAGCAGAAAAGCTCTTACTGGATGTGGCTGGACCCACAGGCCCTTTCCTGTTCTGGTCAGTGAGTGGGGGTGGGACCACCAATGAGGCAAGTTCATTCGGTGCCCAGTCCTGGGACTGGGCAGTCAGCCCCACCACAGACTCTCCAGCACGTGTAGGGCAGGCTTTCTACAGGAAGGTAAGCCCCATGATCAGAAGGAACCAGTCTAGAACAAGAGAGGGCCACTCTAGAATAAAGGATGTGGAGCAGAGTAACTGAGTGTATCAAGACAGAGCGGATCTGCTCAGCTTCTAGTTGGCTTCCCCATCATGGGAAGAAGGAGCAGAGGCTGTTAAGAAGGAACTGAAGTTCAGGCCAGGTGGGGGGATGATAAAATGCTCTAAATGGGTTTGTCTTCTGGCCCTAGGGATTGCCTGTTCTGGTGCTGAGTGAACTTGGAGATAACATCTCTGTGTAGCTATCAGGGACATTTCTGGACAGCCTGGGGTGGAAAGTGAAGTAGAGGGGACAGAGGTGTGGGTCATAGTGTTCCAGAGTTCCCCACTGTGTGCAGACTCAATCTAGGGCTTTCACCCAGTCCTTGACCACCCCCTTGCCTCATCTCCTGCTACCCTCTTCCTGGCGAACCATGTGCATGCCCAGTCCTCCACAACTTGCTCGTGCCGGCCTCTCAGCTTGAGTGAAGGACTCCCTGGATGAAGTTTAATAGTAACAAAGGGAAAATCCTATAAAGCTCCACCCCTCCCCAACCAGAAGAGGAAGGCAGCAGTGGCTTGGCAGTAATGGCTTAGCAGCAGTGAGTATGAATGACATGTGACCCAATTGACCACAGAACTGTTAGTCATTATTATTTGGGGTTATTTTGGTGGACAGTGTGACAAGGCTGCCCAGTGGTGTCCTCATCGAGGGCAGGGAGATCAGATACCTGCAGGGCTGGTATAAGGAAGGGGGCAGACACGTTCTGTGTGGTCAGCGGGGCAAGTGAGGGCCGAGGTAGGCTGTACTGGGAGTCTGTATTGCGTTAGAATAATGTAGAGCTTCCCACCAATGAGAGCTGCCCCACACCAAGTGGACTGCCTCAGGCGGTCATGGGTGCGCATCACTAGAGGGGCCAGAGGTTGTGGGTGGCCAGAGAGAGGCTTCTCATTCTGATAACTGGCCATTAAATTCTGCGGTTCCTTAAGGCTTTGTTCCGGGCCCTGTTTTCCATGATCTCCCTCTGTAATCCCAACTTTGGactccattacttttttttttttaagatttattatttttttaatttatttctctccccttcccccccgcccccagttgtctgctttctgtgtccatttgctgtgttcttccgtatccgcttgtattcttgtcagcggcactgggaatctgtgtctctttgttggatcattttgctgcgtcagctctctttgtgtgtggtgccactcctgggcaggctgcactttttttgcactgggcagctctccttgcagggcacattccttgcatgtggggctcccctacgtggggggcacccctgcgtggtacagcactccttgtgcacatcagcactgtgcacgggccagctcaccacacgggtcaggaggccctgggtttcaacctttggcctcccatatggtaggtgaatgctctatcacttgagccaaatatgcttcctCCATAACTTCTACTTCATGGCTCCTTGATTCCTTTCTGTCCTGAATTCCAGCTCTATGTGGCCAGGAGTTCATGGGTCATTTTGGCTTAGATGGCCAACAGTTCAAAATAAGTTGTTCTTCTCCCTGAATAGTCTTCATTTCCCAGCCTCCACATCTTATTATGTACGCCCACATTTGCTCATTTCAAGGCTTCAGTACCTCCTTGACTCTTTTGGAGTCTCCAAGCCTGGTCGCTTCCACCCCTGAAATATCTCCTAAAGCTGGGTCCAGGTACCAATTAGTGATTGTGATGAGGTAGTTTCCAGATCCTATTTTGAGACACCTATTTTAGACGTGGTTTCGTTTGTTGCTCTGAATCACTGGCAATTTTCATGGTGTGGGgacagggagaagagaaggagggaaagTAAGGGAAGGATGCCTCTCTATACTGGTTAGTTCAGAGGCTGTAAGAAAGACCCCAAACACCAATGGCTTTCGCTGGAATAGATGTTTATTTCTCACCCGTGTGACAGCCCAGGTACCTCCGGGGCCAACACCATAGCCCCTCAAGGTCCTCCTCCCTTGCTGCTGTCAAGTCTCCAGGGTGTTCCCTTTGACAATGTGGTCCCACGTGGCTCACTGCATCTATGTTCCAGGCAGTGGGAGGGGGTAGGAGGAAGGAGAGGGTATGCTCCCTCTCCTGAAGGGAGTGACCCGAAAGTTATACACATCAGTTCCTCTTACATCCTGTGTAACTGGACACATGGCCATACCCAGCTGCAAGGGAGACTGGGAACTGAAGTCTTTACCTGAGTGTCATTTGTCTAGCTAAAAATTGTAtagaagaagagaagaatggataagaGGGAATACCTAGTTGTTTCTGCCACAGTCGCTTTGTATATTTCACTCTGACCTACACAACAGCTAATTGGCCAGACCTCAAGGATATAGTCCTCAAAAACTTCAAGTGCCAATGAAGTTCTACTAGCATAAAGCtcttcttttataaatgggaacatCGAGCTCAGAGAGAAGTCACCTTCCTAAGATTACACAGCAAAGTGTCAGAGGCGGGACTAGAACCCCAAACTTTGGGTTCAATTTCTATCATTTCAAGCTCTGGCTGAGAGGCAGAAAGGCAATGCCATGAGGGCAGGTCATCTTGGGGTGGGAAGGTGCCACCTTTATCTGTCCACTTGGGAAGCTGCTTATCATTTGTCAGGACTCAGCTTTGGAGTTACCTTGTCTCTGAGGTAGCCTTTATTGAACCGTGTGTGATAATACTATTGTGAACTGCAATGGTTTTATTTTATGTGATTTCTTTATATGCAAGTCTTCTATATTGGAATGCAGGCTAGAGGACAGACATACAGCATATTCATGTCTCTATCCCCAGTGCCTACCTACCAGGCACTCAGTGAATAGTTAAATGAATTATGAATACATTagtgaatgtgtattcaaggatTCCTTCAGTTGCAGGTAATAGAAACCTAGTTTAAACTGGCTTAACAACAAGAGAAAATTATTGTTTCGAGTATCTGGGCAGTCAGCTGCTTCAGGCATAGCTGGATCCAGGGGCTTAAGTGATGTTTTCAGGGCTCTGTATTTCTTTGGCCCTTTTGCCCACTTTGTGGGAAGTGTTGCCCAAGTAGCCCCTGCAGAGATTGAGAGGAGGCCTGGGATTAAGAGAACAGGATGGTGCTGGAGGCCATGGTGGGGGGAAAGAGTCCCTTTTGGGCATTTCCACATCCAGGGCCCCTGGGCCCCAAATTCAGTCTTGACCTTTGTTCTTCCATTTGGGTTTAGTTGTTTTGGCACATTTGGGGTCATCTTGCAAGATTCCCTGTGGCTCTACCTTGGCTGGGGTTCTCTCCTGCACAACCCCTAATGCTATGGCTATCTACCAGGTTAATTTTTATGAGGACATGTCTGACCATATCATCTCCTGGCCAAGAGCCTTCAGTGGCTCCCAGCTTCCCTCAGATTCCTTAGCCTGATTCTACATCTGGCTCCAACGTTGGCTTCTACCAGGCATTATCTCGAGCCAAATTGATCTGTGCACTTGCTGTACCCTCAGACTGAAGGTGGCATGAGCTCCTTGCTCCTGCTTCCCCTGAAAACCCAAGGTGCACTGTGGTCTTTCCTGGCAGGGCTCCTTGCTCTTCCcagggggaaaggaggaggaggacgacgacaatgaggaggaggaggaggaggaaggctggcTGGTGACTCACTGGGAGGGGTGGCATACGTTGGGTCCCACCTGAGGGTGAGAATTCCCCTTGTAGGGAAGGTGGCTGGGGTGGTGTGTATGCAACATGTAGTCTGTGTCTCCATGTGGCTCTCTGTACCGGGCCACCCCTCTGTCCGATGGGCAGTAGTCGACTTTCCATTCCCAGGCCACCCTCCCGTTCCCTGAGCAGCACCTGGTCCCTGAGATGTGTCCGTCCTTCCTGCCCTCGGCTTCCCAGGGCGCGGCTGTTGGAATCTCTTGGAGTCGTGGAATTCTCCCGTCTCCTTGGTTCTGAGCTGTCAGGCCCTGAGGGTGAGTTTCCTGAGTTCAGAGTCTAGGGTAGGAAAGGGAGAGCCATCCCAGGCACCTCTGGAAACACTCTCGTCCTCCCTCTGCAGGGAAGGACAGCTCGGCCCTTGAGGAGCTCTGGCTGGTTTGATGCAGGAGAGAGGTGCTCCCCGACACCCCTGCTCCTGTCCCCCTGGCAGACAGGCAGGCATCCCCAGGAGATTCTGGGGAGTGAAACCCATTGGCGGGAATTAGTCTGATGTATGGAGGAGACAGTAGCGAGAAGGGTCTTGAGTGCGGGGCAGAGGAATGTGGTTTACTTCTGTAATGGATGGGGAACCATGGAAGGTTCTTGAGCAGGGGGAGGACGTGAACAGATTCCTATCTTAGTTCCTAAGAGAAGGCTCCTTAGAAAAGCAGTTGGTGGGGAAAGAATGGAGCTTGTGGGGCCAGgaagggaggcaggagggtcTAAGTCCTGGGAATACAGGTCAAGGTGGGACCTGGTGGCATGAGTGGCAGTgagagggtgagggaggtggCCAGGCGGAGCAGACAGACCTTGGTTCTGCCTGCAGAGGAGAGAACAGAAGGGCCCGGAATCTGGATGCTCCTTAATCCTCGGCCTCTGCTACTTCCGGCAGGGCTTTGTCCTGTGGGCTGTGGCGGCCCACGTGGGGCAGGATGTGGTGCTTGCCCCGGGTGTCTTTATGAACTGAGCGGGGAAGGCTGCTGACTCAGCAGGCGGCAAGGCTTTGAGACTGCTGGGTTTTGGACCGGAAGTGTCTAGGAAGGAAGTGGCTGCTCAGGGCTTCCCCGCAGCGGCAGCCGGGAGGGGGGGaggtctgggcaggatgcaccCGGTGTggctgaggggtggggagtcCCTTAGCTCGGCCTCTGCAGCGGGGgagcccggggcggggcggggaggcagGGCGGTGTGCTTGGCTGAGGTTGGAGGGTCGAGGTTGGGTGCCGGCGAGACCGGGATTCCTGCCGACAGCTCCTGATGAGGTCTGCTCCCTGGAAGGGCAGAAAAGTGTGCTAGGAGGTTGGGGACCTGGGCTCCTCATCTCTGCTAATTGGCAAATTACATGACGTTCGTGAAGTCATTTCACTCATCTGGGCTTTAATGTTTTACCCTGTAAAATAGGACCCAGTCATCCAACCTATCTTCCAGGGTGGTTATAAGGATGTGACATCCTTTATGtagtcttctccttttttttttttaaatttctctcctctttcccgcccccccccccccgccagttgtctgcactctgtgtccattcgccttgtgttcttctgtgtccgcttgtattcttgtcagcgacacccggaatctgtgtctctttttgttgcatcatcttcctgcatcagctctccatgtgtgcggcgccactcctgggcagattgcacttttttcatgctggggtgcattccttgcgcgtggggcttccctatgtgggggacacccctgtgtggcatagcactccttatgcacctcagcactgcgtgtgggccagctccacatgggtcaaggaggccctgggtttgaaccctggagcttccatgtggcaggtggacactctatcagttgagccaaatccgcttccccctttaTGTATTCTTGGCGATCGGTGCTAGCTGGCATAGACCGACTCTGGTTATGTGCTTGATCAGGTTGTGGCATGAACGATTAGGCAGCAGCTGTGGGAAATAGGGAAGAGGTGTCTGCTGTCTGCCCGAGACAGGCCCTCTCGGGGGCGGCCAGGGTCGGGAGCAGGGCTGTGTTCCCCGGCTCACGCCTGGCAAGTGGTCACAGACCTGCTCTCCCTCAGTCCTGACTCAGCCGCGGTCCAGGCCTCTCTCACTTCTGGTCCGTCTTGGTCATTTGTTACCAAGCATCAAACTGGCAAATGTCCTCTCTCTCAAGCCCCACCCTCACATGCGCCTGCCACCTAGAACTCCCCTCAGAGTTTTGATACTAACTTTACCCTCTCTACCCTGAACCCTTCTGTGTTCTGTCTCAGTCGGAGACTACAGACAAtgctccccttctctctcccatGACCCCAAATGCTGTGGCTTTCCCCCAGGCTGCCGCTTCTGTCCAGCCCCTCTCATTTGTCCTGCAGGTAGTTCTCTACCAGATTAATCTTTATGAGGACAGGTCTGACCATATCATCTCCTGGCCAAGAACCTTCAGTGGCTCCCAGCTTCCTTCAGGTTAAAGTCCAGACCCCTTAGCCTGTTTCCACATCTGGCTCCAACCTCAGCCCTAAAAGCTATTATCTTGAGCTAAATAGATCCGTGCTCAGTCCTCCTCCAGAGCAGGCCATGGACTTGCCAACTTTGCCTTTATTTGCCTCCTTGCCTCCTCTTCCATATATTTGTCTACCACCGTCTTAGGGCTGAAAAGGGAGGGGGGTGCAGCTatccccagccctgcctcctctgGAGCCTTTTCAGTGGTCTGACTCCCTCCCGCCAGCATCTCTCCCAAAAGCCCCTCCGCAGGGCGCCTTGTGGGGTGTGGGAGGCGGAGGAAGGGCGGATCTCCCAGTAGGCAGTGCAGCCTTCCCTCCGGCTGGTTGCAGGGGAGGTGAGGCGAGAAGGCCCATGCAGGACAAAGGCCTCACCACTTCCTCTTCCTTTCAGGCAGAGGCTGCTTTCCgccacggagatcccagctgtcACCTGCCTGGCGGGAAGATGCTGCCTCCGTGGGGCATCCCCGGCGTGGGTGTGCGCGCAGCCTCGGCCCTGGGAGTGCTGTGGCTCTGCCTCACAGGTGAGGGGAGGGCCGTGGAGGAGGGGGAAGACGGGATCACGGCAGCTGGGGAGTGCCCACTCCCACCAGCGGGCCTGCCAAGGCTTCTCTGCCTGGCAGGAGCGTGGAGGGTCTTCGTGAACTTATTCCCAACCCCATGTGCATCCTGTCCATGCTCATTTCTGCCTTTGGGATTCAACAGATGACTGACTTTATTTTCTTAGCCTCCACGTGGTAGTCATGGCATGGCCCTACCCCGCGAAGCCGTGAACACTCAATGTGATGCATTGATtatgctttgttcttttttttaactttaaaatttttttaattttactttttatggatttatttttattcctttctctttctcttctctctcccccccccccccccccaccattgcctgctttcttgtgtccatttgctgtgtgttcttctgtgtccacttgtattcccggaggcaccgggaatctgtgtctctctttttgttgagtcattttgctgtgtcagttctcgtgtgtgcagtgccactcctgggcaggctgcacttttttcgtgtgggtggctctctttgcagggcgcgctccttggggggtgcattccttgtgtgcggcagcgctgtgcgtgggccagctcaccacatgggccaggaggccctgggtttgaagcctggacctccttatggtaggcggatgctctatcagttgagcctcatccacttccttcttttttctttttgaagacacCGGGTGTGCTACCTCCTCAGGGCCCTTGTGCTCCTGCTTTGACTGCCTAGAACTTTCTGCTCCCAGACATCTGCATGACTTGGTCCCTACTGCATTCAGGCTCCTGCTCAAATGTCTCACCTCCTCAGCAAGACTTTCCCAGCTACCGTGTAGAGAATAGCACACACCCTCCCCCATGCCTATCCCCGACCTTacttcattcttcattctttgttttcctcCTTACTGTTTGCCTCCCCGCTTCTCTAAGAGCAGGGTCTATCCCCAGGGCCAGGACTGTGTTCCTaccacatagcaggtgctcagtaacCATGCTAAATAACGAAAAAAATGATGTACATCTTCCTGCACAGTGCTTGGCAATTAAGGTAGCTACTCTTGTGCTAATGCCGTCATCACACCTTAGACGCTGACCTTAAGAATTCCTGCTCCAGAGAGCGGTGCTGTCCTCCTTGGGGAAGACAAAGCTGTGTCTGGCGCCATCTTGAGGCCAGAAAGAGGTGATACCGCACGGCTTGACCCACGGACGCCCTGACTTTTCTAGAAAGAAAGGGCTTTGTCTGGGTGCCTCCCTGGGTCCCTAAGAGAGGCCCCGTGATCCGGCTGTCAGGGGATGAGAGCTAGCTGGGGTACCTGGGGTTGCAGCAGGAAAGCCAGGGCCAATTTAAGACCCATAGAGATCTCCACGCAACTGCAAAGATTATGCTACCCCCTCCCTGTGTGTAATTCACAGTGGAAATACTAGCCATAAAATAAATTCCGTTTCTCTAAATGGAAGACACCTTTCACAGGTGCTGTActcaattaccttttttttttcaagacgGCTTGATCACATTTTTGTGAGTGTGCCTGCTTTGCTGGTGTCCAAAGCACATACTTAATCTGACTGTTACCAAAGAATGTCAGTGCCAGGGTGGGGGTGTCCCTCCTCCAAGAAAGCCTATTGGGGACCCCTGCCTAAGCTTCCAGGACTCTAAAACAAGAGCTGGAATGGAGGTGGAGGTGACTGGAATGGGCGGGGAGGCTGCAAGGTAACTCCCCTAGTTGGAGGATAGGGGTAGGGGCAGGAAACTACTGCAAGGGGCTCTTCTCTGGGAGCTGCAGCTCTGGACATTGACTCAGAACTGCTGGGATTCTGCCTTCCAACCTCAAATCCATCAGCAGGTCATGCTGATTCTCCCTCCTAAATAAACTTTGAATTTATTTCTGTCTCCATGGCTGCCCTTCAAAGCAAAGGCACCATCGCTTGGTACAGGGCCTGCTGAAATAGCCTCCTACCAGCTCTGCCTGGTTTCCTTCCTGCCCTCCTACAGTCTATTCTCACAGAAAACCCAGAGTGAGTCTGAAGAACTGTTACCCACATTAGGCCTGATGAAAACCCTCCAATGACTTCCCTTGTTCATAAGAAAAAGCTTAAACTTTTTACCtggtgtttcagtttccttgttGCCGGACCAAATAACCCTCCAGTGGGTTGGCATAAAccagggaatttattggcttacggTTTTGAAGCTCGGAGGtcttcaaatcaaggcatcatcaaaatgcaaaatcatacaaaaatgCACAAATCGAgccatcatcaaagtgatgctttctacCTAAAGATGCATTCTGGGTCTGGCTGTCAGTGGTCCTTGGTCCTTCGCTCCCCGGTCACAGGGCAGTTGTAACGacctcttctggcctctcccttttcttttctgggttccactggttttcagcttctggctgctccctctgactttctctctctgtgaccttccccaggaggccttcagtaagaggattaaggcccttCCTGACTGAGCTGGGCGACCCCTTTAAAGTAAACTCCTCGAAGGCCGTCCTTATGATGGGtgcacacccataggaatggattaagtgtaagaacatgtttttctggagtacatagtcCAAGCCACCACACCTCGTCTCACAAAGCCCCCCCTCTGTTTGGCCTCACTGGCCATCTTCCTGATTTGTGAACATAGCAAGCTGGATCTTGCCTCAGGGCCTTCCCACCTGCTGCTCCCTCTGCCAGGAACTCTCTTGCCCTGGCTGTTGGCATGTCcgactcttttttctttttcttctcctttaaaTCTCAGCTTATTATAATCTATCTTAGAGAGAATGTTCCACACCACCATATTTAAAGTagatctttctctctttttttgtataAAAATTATTCATGTACCAAGCACTTATAATCCTTTCTCATGCAGAGAAAACCACTTTTAATATTTGCATGTATACATTTTTAGATCTCGCTttcctaatttataaaaataatacgtACTTACGGGAAAATGCAAGCAGCACAGGCAGGTGTAAAACACCTGCCAGATTTTTGAGAAGCTGAAACCTTACTTTCTAATCTgttgctttccttccttccttcccctaaTCATATGCTCATGGGAATTAATGTGCTagtttgtctctctctcttattAAAACATCAGCTTTGTAGGATTATGACCTTCATCTTCTCTCTTGGTCTTAACACTTATCATAGTGCTTGGCCATTAGTAGGTGCTCACTTTATTctcactgaatgaatgaatgaggcacACAGGCACTTACTTTTGGGTCTCAGGCCTAAGCCGAGGGGTGGGAAGGACCAGAGGCTAGGTGGGGAGGAAGACAGGGCCTGAGTGTCGCTGCCCCGCCTCACCGCCCTGCCGCTGCCCCCAGGCGCTGTGGAGGTCCAGGTCCCTGAGGACCCAGTGGTGGCCCTAGTGGGCACAGACGCCATCCTGCGCTGCTCCTTCTCGCCCAAGCTTGGCTTCAGCCTGGCCCAGCTCAATCTCATCTGGCAGCTGACAGACACCAAAGAGCGGGTACACAGCTTCACCGAGGGCCGGGACCAGGGCAGCGCCTACGCCAACCGCACGGCACTCTTCCCGGACCTGCTGGCGCAGGGCAACATGTCCCTGAGGCTGCAGCGCGTGCGCGTGGCGGACGAGGGCAGCTTCACCTGCTTTGTGAGCATCCCAGACATCGGCAGCGCGGCTGTCAGCCTGCAGGTGGCGGGTGAGCGCCGGGCGGGAGGGAGCGGGGCGCCCTCCTCGTGGTACGCCTCGCAGAGCTCCCGCAGCCCCTCAGCAATCCAAGCCCCGGTGTACTCAGAGCCCCAGGCACCCCTTTACTCCGCGGCGCTTTCCGTGCCCTTGCCCCGCCCCTGACCCCTGTCCAACGCCACCCTCCAGCCCCCTACACGAAGCCCAGTATGACCCTGGCGCCCAGCAAGGACTTGCGACCCGGGGACACGGTGATCATTACGTGCTCCAGCTACCGGGGCTACCCAGAGGCCGAGGTGTTCTGGCGGGATGGGCAAGGTGCGCTCTTGACCGGCAACGTGACTACGCGGCAGGTGGCCAACGAGCAGGGATTATTCGACGTGCACAGCGACCTGAGGGTGGTGCTGGGCGCTAATGGCATCTACAGCTGTCTGGTACGCAACCCGGTGCTGCAGCAGGACGCCCACGGCTCCGTCACCATCTCAGGTGAGGGcacagagagggaaggagggagggagcgactgcccttttttttttttttagacccTGAGCTGGAATTTGGATTTGGGTGGTCAGAAGACTTCAGAAATCACTCACACATTTCAGGGGTCTCAAACACTCCCCAACAAGAAGTGATTTGCTCAATGCTGATAATAATTTGTAATATTTGCCCTCATCAGAGCGCCTTAGATGGTACTAGTGCGTCTTGTGTCGGGGGTAAAGTACACTGGGAATCGGAAGGGATGGGCAGGAGTTCTGGGGCAGGCTCAAAGGCCTGCCCCGGGGCGGTGGTGCGGAAGAGCTTTCCGACGGGAACGTCTCCAGGCTGTGGGACCTGGGCACCGTCTCATCCCGAAGCCCTGAGACAGCTGGGCCTCTCCAGCAGGTCAGTCGCCCTCACCCAGGTCAACGTCAGCTCCTCTTCCCGAGAGGTGAGCTCCACCAGGCGGCCCAGGCAAGGCTGGGGCTGTCTCTGCTGCCCCCATGTGGTCAACCGCTAGATCGAGGCTGCCTGTTGGGCTATTCACTTAACCTTCCATTGGTCCTGTCTGGCCAGGGCACCCTCCCTTCATTGAGTGTCCACTTCAGCGGGCACCCTTTGTGCCTGGAGGTGCGAAGGGGGCTCAGGCCCACGTTCAGGCTGAGGGAAGCTGTCTCGGTCTTGCCTTTGGACTCCTTTATCCAGTCCTTCCCCAGGCTTGCTTGTTCAGTCTGACTCCTCAGTTCTTCCCCCCAGGCTAACGGAGCTTTCCCAGGCACCTCCCGGCATGCTCTGGGGCCAGGACAGCAGGTTCTGTCTGTCTGGTTCTCTTCCCATGACTTCTCCCTGTCCCCTCAGCCCACCCACGTTCTGATTTCTTCCTAGACCCCAGTT from Dasypus novemcinctus isolate mDasNov1 chromosome 3, mDasNov1.1.hap2, whole genome shotgun sequence includes:
- the CD276 gene encoding CD276 antigen, with the translated sequence MLPPWGIPGVGVRAASALGVLWLCLTGAVEVQVPEDPVVALVGTDAILRCSFSPKLGFSLAQLNLIWQLTDTKERVHSFTEGRDQGSAYANRTALFPDLLAQGNMSLRLQRVRVADEGSFTCFVSIPDIGSAAVSLQVAAPYTKPSMTLAPSKDLRPGDTVIITCSSYRGYPEAEVFWRDGQGALLTGNVTTRQVANEQGLFDVHSDLRVVLGANGIYSCLVRNPVLQQDAHGSVTISGQPVTFPPVALWVTVGLSVCLVTLLVALAFVCWRKIKQSCEEEKAGAEDQDGDGEGSKTAMRPLKHAEGKEDDGQEIA